A genome region from Lucilia cuprina isolate Lc7/37 chromosome 3, ASM2204524v1, whole genome shotgun sequence includes the following:
- the LOC111677452 gene encoding protein THEM6, whose protein sequence is MASEIGFWLFCCLATILLLYCLFELHYFLRMCLCVLLARFVKRKCHILETTTVSGICLTNDIDTLLYHMNNARYFRELDFARVDFYERTNLYRTILAKGGSVFQGAATIRYRRFIRPFHRFKILSRIIYWDDQSVYMEHRFIRPSDQFIHCIAICRQRIIDCSADDVMAELLSPKTAELQASRNTLSSTVTLDHAISSTNVDQNMAENGQVRTKLKPDLPVEIQKWIEYNDLSSKNLRQHC, encoded by the exons ATGGCCTCTGAAATTGGCTTTTGGTTATTTTGCTGTTTGgctacaattttattattatattgtttatttgaatTACATTACTTCCTACGTATGTGCCTGTGTGTCCTGCTGGCCCGTTTTGTCAAAAGGAAATGTCATATTTTAGAAACAACAACTGTTTCcg GTATTTGTTTAACCAATGACATCGATACGCTGCTGTATCACATGAACAACGCTCGGTATTTTCGAGAATTGGATTTTGCAAGAGTAGATTTTTATGAACGCACTAATTTATATCGTACAATTCTCGCTAAAGGAGGTTCAGTATTTCAGGGGGCTGCCACAATACGTTACCGACGTTTTATACGACCATTtcatagatttaaaattttatcaagg ATCATTTACTGGGACGACCAATCCGTCTATATGGAACATCGTTTTATCCGGCCATCCGATCAATTCATCCACTGCATAGCCATTTGCCGTCAACGCATTATAGACTGTTCAGCCGATGATGTTATGGCCGAATTATTATCACCCAAGACGGCTGAATTGCAGGCCTCACGTAACACACTCAGTTCTACCGTAACATTAGATCATGCTATCAGCAGTACAAATGTCGATCAAAATATGGCAGAAAATGGACAAGTGCGTACGAAGTTAAAACCCGATTTACCAGTAGAAATACAAAAATGGATAGAATATAATGATTTatctagtaaaaatttaagacaacacTGCTGA
- the LOC111677469 gene encoding multiple inositol polyphosphate phosphatase 1, whose amino-acid sequence MSLRLFVVLVFTFLIFKISVNAGDYNDDNGKKTKLCNELPRQDIEQYLSTKTPYRVVANMDDKPINYKGCHPLRIWSVIRHGTRNPGKKVIARIKTQLKSLRDHILATKDVELCSKQLESLSKWNFTVSAEEEKYLVAEGEDELIELAERMQNRFPMLMPEVYNPKRYYFKYTATQRTLKSAQSFATGLFGRNNIGNIDYPEALHRDPVLRFYKLCSRWKTDVDKNPQTFDNVRKFLQTDHMLDVLKQLRKKTKLSDIDAPTARLIYTVCAFETAWQRRKEPSVWCQLLDRKSLQILEFIEDLEYYWNDGYGYELTHQIACPAIANMFEHIDPLSSLPNATFYFTHSGTLLKVLAHLGLYKDEAPLTFQDYGKQRKWRTSAIDAFATNVAFVLYVCENEGAKVLTLHQEQVVHIPGCPVDHDLCSLSTLRKLFAHSLDNCNFNEMCFLNEKI is encoded by the exons atgtCTCTACGTTTATTTGTTGTTCTTGTGTTTACATTTCTAATCTTTAAAATCAGTGTCAATGCAGGAGATTATAATGATGATAAtggaaagaaaactaaattgtgCAATGAATTGCCCCGACAAGACATTGAACAATACTTGTCTACAAAAACTCCATACCGAGTGGTGGCCAATATGGATGATAAACCTATAAATTATAAAG GTTGCCATCCCTTACGTATTTGGTCCGTTATACGACATGGCACTCGCAATCCCGGTAAAAAGGTAATAGCTCGCATCAAAACTCAATTAAAGTCCTTGAGAGACCACATTTTGGCAACCAAAGATGTTGAATTGTGCTCGAAGCAATTGGAAAGTTTAAGTAAATGGAATTTTACCGTCAGCgcagaagaagaaaaatatttagtagCTGAGGGAGAAGATGAACTAATAGAGTTGGCGGAACGTATGCAAAATAGATTTCCAATGCTAATGCCTGAAGTTTACAATCCAAAGCGTTACTACTTTAAGTACACTGCTACTCAAAGGACTTTGAAGAGTGCACAGAGTTTTGCTACCGGTTTATTCGGTAGAAATAATATTGGTAATATAGATTATCCAGAGGCTTTACATAGAGATCCGGTACTAAGG ttttataaGTTATGTAGTCGCTGGAAAACTGATGTCGATAAAAATCCCCAAACATTTGACAATGTGCGTAAATTTTTGCAAACAGATCATATGCTCGATGTTCTCAAACAACTGCGCAAGAAAACGAAATTGTCTGACATTGATGCCCCTACAGCACGGCTTATCTATACGGTTTGTGCTTTTGAAACAGCTTGGCAACGACGCAAAGAACCATCGGTATGGTGTCAGTTGCTTGATCGTAAATCTTtacaaattttagaatttatcgAAGATTTAGAATACTATTGGAATGACGGCTATGGCTATGAATTGACACATCAAATTGCCTGTCCAGCCATAGCCAATATGTTTGAGCATATTGA TCCTTTATCTTCTTTGCCAAATGCcacattttattttacacattCAGGCACTTTACTTAAAGTGCTGGCACATTTGGGTTTATATAAGGATGAGGCACCTTTGACCTTTCAAGATTATGGTAAACAACGTAAATGGCGTACCAGTGCCATTGATGCTTTTGCCACAAATGTggcttttgttttatatgt ttgtGAAAATGAAGGAGCTAAGGTCTTAACGTTGCATCAAGAGCAAGTTGTACATATACCAGGCTGTCCGGTCGACCATGATCTATGCAGTTTGTCTACTTTGCGCAAACTCTTTGCCCACAGTTTAGACAATTGTAATTTCaatgaaatgtgttttttaaatgaaaagatCTGA
- the LOC111677467 gene encoding regulatory-associated protein of mTOR, with amino-acid sequence MFESHYINATAVNTVSTGAGGSALTGNCTVKPGNSYASSAGTSISESTSKVATSLTSVGSYSNMSASRKTSMSSDSPQLSKALQQLSMGESVEVVPDNLCPLCFQAKRHHEAIESIECDRQPWRIRERMKTASVALVLCLNIGVDPPDVIKIQPCSRLECWIDPSSVSAAKAMDLIGSNLQMQYERWQPRARYKKCHDPTVEDVKKLCISLRRNAKGERILFHYNGHGVPKPTANGEIWVFNKTFTQYIPLSIFELQSWMDDPSIYVYDCSNAGIIIQSFLQFAEQQEREVQKAIAAAQRFHPGVQSSNLPPSYKNCIHLAACSVGEILPMNAQLPADLFTSCLTTPINIALKWYTMREKFVLVPRLHTEFIDKIPGKVNDRRTMLGELNWVFTAITDTIAWNTLPRELFQKLFRQDLLVASLFRNFLLAERILRSHDCTPVSHPALPPCFRHPMWTAWDLVVDLALQQLPDILEHGAPYKQLPFFEEQLTAFQVWLDRESESRTPPEQLPIVLQVLLSQVHRLRALELLARFLDLGPWAVDLALGVGIFPYVLKLLQSSAKELRPVLVFIWAKILAVDPSCQVDLVKDHKYFLAVLQDTSVAKEYRTLSAFVLACIVNNFLLGQTSALQGSLVSICLEQLNDESWLLRQWLAICLGMLWQNFEKARWSGVRDLAHEKLYPLLKDPIPEVRAAAVFALGTFISSVTDRSEEHANNIDRIIAITLIESVSEDMSPLVRLELAAALQWMVLLFESQFVTVYLQEQPMSSSSSGDRSASVSHVLTGVSLSTAGGGHSGGVHHHSTHSLERHATMRRGVSSSSISNISSAAIPFQSIFLKLWQGIYLLGQDPFPKVAETAQEIIKHIENAALCLITAKEATNEKCISLSVSLPPSPNTRVSYLSGGGAGESPPVGGGGGQHVSQSNHWPPKLRNLVNDPQALLHRKLRTTSMNDETDSCAGPSATATIINEPNAASGNGSGGVGGVGAGDGSASGHSSTSDNNFESKSHALKPIVATEFIPWAISYFTRPGKYRYAADKTSERVQVFPIDKNDPVLRTRECRYQRNRQIRRQAREQQTRALRIDTQSWSRKTQSTPSLVRLLPYEQQIAVAYREKVLLYDWQRNTVRTFTPTAVPSNAATSRRRTSSASPPPHTAHSTVARVSAIEFLNAHDVPLTLAGHEDGVVRIWQPNTSATSEEQARDSPGRLVTAWVALPALQANYLGASPSLGSSSKYTRKDIAGDSCGLVTSWQQCSQQLVVAGGASRFIRIWDVERELRISDIPIGSEHSIRVLSPFASNARSELIVGGCGDGSVRLYDKRCSPQEARIRVYRENPGAILSCCLKDNQTTLVSGCSQGKISVIDLRSKAPNGGILHQWEVGNDVTAIAAHQSADLVACGSANKITIYSTQQAGRVHSTLRSNDSFMGPKIGHPTCLAFHLHKMSLAVGFVDNTVAVYEPSPVL; translated from the exons ATGTTCGAGTCTCACTATATAAATGCAACAGCGGTAAATACAGTATCGACGGGAGCAGGTGGTAGTGCTTTAACTGGAAATTGTACTGTTAAACCCGGCAACTCTTATGCCTCAAGTGCGGGTACCAGTATCAGTGAAAGTACAAGTAAGGTAGCAACATCGCTGACTTCGGTAGGCAGTTACTCCAATATGTCGGCAAGCCGTAAAACTTCCATGTCCAGTGACAGTCCACAGCTATCCAAAGCGTTACAACAGCTTTCAATGGGAGAGAGTGTAGAGGTAGTGCCCGATAATTTGTGTCCCTTGTGTTTCCAAGCCAAGCGGCATCATGAGGCTATAGAGTCCATTGAATGTGATCGTCAGCCATGGCGTATACGAGAACGTATGAAAACTGCTAGTGTGGCTTTAGTGTTATGCCTAAATATTGGTGTAGATCCGCCAGATGTGATTAAAATTCAACCATGTTCCCGCTTGGAATGTTGGATAGATCCCTCTTCAGTTTCGGCAGCCAAGGCCATGGATCTAATTGGATCGAATTTACAAATGCAGTACGAGAGATGGCAGCCAAGGGCCCGCTACAAAAAATGTCATGATCCTACCGTAGAGGATGTAAAAAAGTTATGCATTTCTCTACGACGCAATGCCAAGGGAGAACGTATTTTGTTCCACTATAATGGCCATGGTGTACCAAAGCCTACAGCTAATGGTGAGATTTGGGTATTCAATAAAACCTTTACTCAGTACATACCCTTAAGTATCTTTGAGCTGCAAAGTTGGATGGATGATCCCTCAATTTATGTATACGACTGCTCAAATGCCGGAATAATCATCCAATCCTTTTTGCAGTTTGCCGAACAACAAGAGCGGGAAGTACAAAAAGCTATAGCGGCTGCCCAACGTTTTCATCCAGGCGTTCAATCGTCTAATCTGCCTCCCAGTTACAAGAATTGCATCCATTTGGCCGCCTGTTCAGTGGGTGAAATTTTGCCCATGAATGCCCAGTTGCCGGCTGATTTATTTACCTCCTGCCTTACTACACCCATAAACATTGCCTTAAAATGGTATACGATGCGTGAGAAGTTTGTTTTGGTACCGCGCCTGCATACAGAATTCATTGATAAGATACCGGGAAAGGTGAATGATCGTCGCACCATGTTGGGAGAACTAAATTGGGTATTTACTGCCATAACAGACACCATAGCGTGGAATACCTTGCCTCGGGAATTGTTTCAGAAATTATTCAGACAAGATCTGCTTGTGGCCAGCTTGTTTCGTAATTTCCTTTTGGCGGAAAGAATTCTTCGTTCTCATGATTGTACGCCAGTATCACATCCGGCATTACCACCCTGCTTCCGCCATCCCATGTGGACTGCTTGGGATTTGGTGGTAGATTTGGCTTTGCAGCAATTGCCGGATATTTTAGAGCATGGCGCTCCCTACAAACAGTTGCCCTTTTTTGAGGAGCAACTTACAGCATTTCAAGTTTGGCTAGATCGTGAATCAGAGTCACGCACTCCACCCGAACAATTGCCCATAGTTTTGCAAGTTCTGCTTTCTCAAGTTCATCGTTTAAGAGCTTTGGAGCTTTTGGCACGGTTTTTGGATCTAGGTCCCTGGGCTGTGGATTTGGCTCTGGGAGTGGGCATATTTCCTTATGTACTTAAGCTTCTACAAAGCTCCGCAAAAGAATTGCGTCCTGTTTTGGTATTTATTTGGGCTAAAATCTTGGCAGTAGATCCCTCTTGTCAGGTGGATTTAGTTAAGGATCACAAATACTTCTTGGCTGTTTTGCAAGACACATCAGTGGCCAAGGAATATCGTACTTTATCGGCCTTTGTGTTGGCCTGCATTGTAAATAATTTCTTGCTAGGGCAAACAAGCGCCTTGCAGGGTTCTCTAGTGTCTATATGTCTGGAACAACTTAATGACGAAAGCTGGCTTTTAAGGCAATGGTTGGCCATATGTTTAG GAATGCTTTGGCAAAACTTTGAAAAAGCCCGCTGGTCTGGTGTTCGAGATTTGGCTCATGAAAAGCTATATCCACTACTTAAAGATCCCATACCCGAAGTTAGAGCTGCCGCTGTTTTTGCTTTGGGTACCTTTATCAGTTCGGTAACAGACCGTTCGGAAGAGCATGCCAATAATATTGATCGCATTATAGCCATTACTTTAATAGAAAGTGTTAGCGAAGACATGTCTCCACTGGTTCGTTTGGAATTGGCTGCTGCCCTACAATGGATGGTGCTGCTTTTTGAATCGCAATTTGTTACGGTATATCTGCAAGAACAGCCGATGTCATCTTCTTCGTCTGGAGATCGTAGCGCTAGTGTTAGCCATGTGTTGACAGGAGTCTCATTATCCACTGCCGGTGGTGGTCATAGTGGTGGCGTGCACCATCATTCCACACACAGTCTAGAACGTCATGCCACCATGCGACGAGGAGTTAGCTCGAGTTCTATTTCGAATATCAGTTCGGCCGCCATACCATTTCAATCGATTTTCCTTAAACTTTGGCAGGGTATTTATTTACTCGGTCAAGATCCCTTTCCCAAGGTAGCGGAGACAGCTCAAGAGATTATAAAACACATAGAGAATGCTGCTCTCTGCTTGATTACAGCCAAAGAGGCAACTAATGAAAAATGTATTAGTCTTAGTGTAAGTTTGCCACCAAGTCCAAATACACGCGTGTCTTATCTCAGTGGAGGAGGGGCAGGAGAATCACCGCCTgtcggtggtggtggtggtcaACATGTCAGCCAGTCGAATCACTGGCCACCAAAACTAAGAAATCTGGTAAATGATCCTCAAGCATTGTTGCATCGTAAGCTTCGTACCACTTCCATGAATGATGAAACGGACAGTTGTGCTGGCCCCTCTGCTACAGCAACCATTATAAATGAACCGAATGCAGCTAGTGGTAATGGCAGTGGAGGTGTTGGTGGTGTAGGTGCAGGTGATGGTTCAGCCTCCGGCCATAGCAGCACAAGTGATAATAACTTTGAATCCAAATCACATGCACTGAAACCAATTGTTGCTACTGAATTCATACCCTGGGCAATTTCCTATTTCACCCGACCAGGCAAATATCGTTATGCAGCCGATAAAACTAGTGAGCGGGTACAGGTTTTCCCCATCGACAAAAATGATCCAGTGTTAAGGACCCGTGAATGTCGTTACCAACGTAACCGTCAAATAAGACGTCAGGCCAGAGAACAGCAAACAAGAGCTCTACGAATCGACACCCAAAGTTGGTCACGTAAAACCCAGTCAACACCCTCTCTGGTCAGATTGCTGCCATATGAACAACAAATAGCGGTAGCCTACCGAGAAAAGGTATTGTTGTACGACTGGCAACGCAATACCGTTAGAACTTTTACACCAACCGCTGTGCCATCGAATGCTGCCACTTCACGCCGTAGAACCTCGTCGGCCTCACCACCTCCTCATACGGCCCATAGTACGGTGGCTCGTGTTAGTGCTATTGAGTTTTTGAATGCACATGATGTGCCCTTAACGTTAGCGGGACATGAAGATGGAGTGGTGCGCATATGGCAACCCAACACCAGTGCTACATCTGAAGAACAAGCACGAGATTCCCCGGGACGCCTGGTTACTGCCTGGGTAGCTTTGCCTGCTCTACAAGCTAATTATTTAGGCGCTTCACCAAGTCTGGGATCTAGCTCGAAGTACACACGCAAAGACATTGCCGGAGATAGTTGTGGCTTGGTAACCTCGTGGCAGCAGTGTTCTCAACAACTAGTGGTAGCTGGCGGAGCTAGTCGCTTCATACGCATTTGGGATGTAGAGCGTGAACTGCGCATCAGCGACATTCCCATCGGCAGCGAACATAGTATACGTGTTCTCTCACCCTTTGCCAGTAATGCACGTAGCGAACTAATCGTTGGCGGCTGTGGTGATGGCAGTGTTCGTCTTTATGACAAACGTTGTTCACCACAGGAAGCACGTATACGTGTCTATCGCGAAAATCCTGGTGCAATACTAAGCTGTTGTCTCAAGGACAATCAAACAACTCTTGTTAGTGGTTGTTCTCAAGGCAAAATAAGTGTCATAGATTTGCGTTCAAAAGCACCCAACGGTGGTATACTACATCAGTGGGAGGTGGGCAATGATGTGACCGCAATAGCTGCCCATCAATCGGCCGATCTTGTAGCTTGCGGTAGCGCTAATAAAATCACTATATATAGTACACAACAAGCTGGTCGTGTACACAGTACTTTGCGTAGTAATGATAGTTTTATGGGTCCAAAAATTGGACATCCCACATGTCTAGCTTTCCATTTACACAAAATGTCTTTAGCTGTAGGTTTTGTAGACAATACGGTGGCCGTATATGAACCATCACCAG ttttataa